The Ailuropoda melanoleuca isolate Jingjing chromosome 9, ASM200744v2, whole genome shotgun sequence genome includes a region encoding these proteins:
- the RPS20 gene encoding 40S ribosomal protein S20, whose product MAFKDTGKTPVEPEVAIHRIRITLTSRNVKSLEKVCADLIRGAKEKNLKVKGPVRMPTKTLRITTRKTPCGEGSKTWDRFQMRIHKRLIDLHSPSEIVKQITSISIEPGVEVEVTIADA is encoded by the exons ATG GCTTTTAAAGACACCGGAAAGACACCCGTGGAACCGGAGGTGGCGATTCACCGAATTAGAATTACTCTCACCAGCCGCAACGTAAAGTCTTTGGAAAAGG tatGTGCTGACTTGATCAGGGGCgcaaaggaaaagaatctcaaagtGAAAGGACCCGTTCGGATGCCTACCAAG ACTCTGAGAATCACTACAAGAAAAACTCCTTGTGGTGAAGGTTCTAAGACTTGGGATCGTTTTCAGATGAGGATCCACAAGCGACTCATTGATTTGCACAGTCCTTCTGAGATTGTTAAGCAGATTACTTCCATCAGTATTGAGCCAGGAGTTGAGGTTGAAGTCACCATTGCAGATGCTTAA